TCTTTGACAATTCGGTCTAACCTCCCGCGGGTTGGCAACCCGCGGGAGGTTGGGGTCCCCCCCTCCCAAAGGCATTGGAGCCCTCGGGAGGGGGGACGCCTGCATTCCTGGGCACCGGGCATGGTGCGCTCCGAAGGCGTGATGCGTGAGAGGAGAGAGGCAGACACGGGCTCCCCCGGATCGTGCGGGACGGGTCACGCGTCGCGCCCGCGGCGTGTTTTTGCAGTTGACTCCGCGGCGGTGTGCCCTATAATCGAGCGGGTAGGCAGACTTCTCCCCCATCCCCGAGCGAGGCTGCGAATGGCGAAGTACGATGTGGTGGTGATCGGGTCTGGCCCGGGCGGCTATGTGGCCGCGCTGCGGGCGGCGCAACTGGGCAGGAAGACCTGTGTGGTGGAGCGCGACGCCGTGGGCGGCGTGTGCCTGAATCGCGGCTGCATCCCCACGAAGGCCCTGGCCCACGCGGCCGAGGTCTGCTCGCTGGCACGCCACGGCGCCGAGTTCGGCATCCTGGCCGAGAACGTGAGCGTGGACTTCGCCAAGGTGCAGGCCAACAAGGACGCCGTGGTGAAGAGGCTCACGGGCGGCGTGGGGTTCCTGCTGAAGCGGGCGCACGTGGACGTGGTGGCGGGCACGGGGCGGCTGAAGGGCCGCAAGGCGGTGGCCGTGACGCTGAACGCGGGCGGGGAGGAGACGCTGGAGGCGGACAAGATCATCGTGGCGACGGGGAGCGAGCCGGCCCGGCCGAAGGCGATTCCCTTCGACGGCGAGCGGATCGTCACGAGCGACGAGGCGCTGAGGCTGAGCCGCCTGCCCGAGAGCGTGTTCATCCTGGGCGGCGGCTACATCGGGTGCGAGTTCGCCTCGATCTTCGCCCAGCTCGGCGCGCAGGTGACCGTGGTGGAGATGCTCGACCGTCTGCTGCCGACGCTGGACGCCGAGGTGGCGGCCGAGATCACCAAGGCCCTCAAGAGGCAGAAGGTCAAGGTGCTCGTGGGCACGAGGATGGAGGGCATCCAGTCGGGCGCCAGCGGCGTGAAGGCCACGCTGTCGAACGGGGCGGCCCTGGAGGCCGACCTGGCGCTGGTGTGCACCGGCCGGCGGCTGCTGTCGGCCGACCTCGGGCTGGAGGAGGCGGGGGCGAAGGTGGAGAACGGCGCCATCGCCATTGACGAGCACTGCGAGACGAGCGTGGCCGGCCTGTACGCCATCGGCGACGTGACGGGCAAGCTGCTGCTCGCGCACGTGGCGAGCGCGCAGGGCATCGTGGCCGCCGAGCACGCGGCGGGCAGGAATGCCCGGATGGACTATCGTTGCGTGCCGGCCGCCGTGTTCACGAACCCCGAGGTGGGCACGGTGGGGATGACCGAGGCGGAGGCCGCCGCGGCGGGCCGCCGGGTGAGGGCCGCGAAGTTTCCGTTCCAGGCCCTCGGCCGCGCGGTGGCGATGGGCGAGACGGCCGGCTTCGCGAAGATCGTGGCCGACGAGGCCACGGGCCAGGTGCTCGGCGTGCACCTGGTGGGCCCGCACGCCTCGGACGTGGTGGCGGAAGGGGCGCTGGCGGTGGCCCTCGAGGCCACGGTGAAGGAACTGGCCCACGGGATCCACGCCCACCCCACGCTGCCGGAGGCCCTTCTGGAGGCCGCGCGAGCCTGGCTTGGGCAGGGGATCCACGCGTAGGAAGCCCGCGGAGTGCGTTGGATTCCGTTCGTCCTCGTCGCCGTTCTCGGCGTGATGCTGCAAGCGACGCTGATGCGCCTGGCGGTGCTTGGCGACGCCTTCCCCGATCTGCTCGTGGCGTTGCTGGTGGTGTTCAGCGTGGGGGCGGAGCCGGCCGAGGGCTTCGCGGCGGGCGCCGTGCTGGGCCTGGGGCGCGACCTGTTCACTGCCGAGCCCTTGGGCCTGAGCCTGGCCGTCTTCGCCGTGCTGGGCTGGCTGATGGCCCGCCGCCCGGGCGCCGGCGCGGGGTATGCGGCGGCCCACGCGGTGCTGGCGCTGCTGTGCTCGCTGGCGGCCAGCGGGGCGTCGGTGGCCGCCGTCGTGGCCCAGGGCGGCCTGCTGCCGCTGGGCCTCGCGGCTCGGCGGGCCGGCCTGTCGGCGCTGAGCACGGCCCTGCTGGCCGCGCTCGTGGGCGCGTTGGTCTGGCGCAACGCCCGCTGGTTCGGGCTGCGGCGCCGCTCGGAGTTCGCCGGTGTTTAGGTTCCGGATGCGCGTCGTCCTCATCCTGCTCTTCGGCGGGTTCCTCATGGTCTCGACCCGCCTGTTCTACCTCCAGGTGGTGCGCGGGGCGCACTACCGCGACTATGCGGACAACGTGCGGGTGGAGACGCGGTGGACCGAGGCGAGCCGCGGCGCCATCCGCGGTTCGGGGGGCGAGTTGCTGGCCTTCGAGCAGCCGGGGTTCAACGTGGCCATCGTGCCGGCCGATCTGCCGGGCGGGCAGGCCCTGTGCCGCCCCGTGCTCAAGCTCTACACGCTGGCCCGCCGGGAGCGGATCACGTCGGTGCGCGACGTGAGCGTGATGGTGCGGAGCGCCGCCCGCGGCGAGGGCTACGAGGTCAGCTTCGGCCTCGCCGCCACGTTCCTGCGCCTCGACGGCACCGACCTCGTCGAGCGTGAGGAGCACGGCACGGCGCTCGTGGTGGTGCCGCGCGGGGCGGGCGCGCTGGTGGACGCCGTGGCCGAGCTGACGAAGACGCCGGCGCGCGAGATGCTGCGGGCGCTGTTCCAGGGCCTGGCGCTGGTGGGCCGCGGCTGGCAGCGC
This genomic stretch from Planctomycetota bacterium harbors:
- the lpdA gene encoding dihydrolipoyl dehydrogenase, whose product is MAKYDVVVIGSGPGGYVAALRAAQLGRKTCVVERDAVGGVCLNRGCIPTKALAHAAEVCSLARHGAEFGILAENVSVDFAKVQANKDAVVKRLTGGVGFLLKRAHVDVVAGTGRLKGRKAVAVTLNAGGEETLEADKIIVATGSEPARPKAIPFDGERIVTSDEALRLSRLPESVFILGGGYIGCEFASIFAQLGAQVTVVEMLDRLLPTLDAEVAAEITKALKRQKVKVLVGTRMEGIQSGASGVKATLSNGAALEADLALVCTGRRLLSADLGLEEAGAKVENGAIAIDEHCETSVAGLYAIGDVTGKLLLAHVASAQGIVAAEHAAGRNARMDYRCVPAAVFTNPEVGTVGMTEAEAAAAGRRVRAAKFPFQALGRAVAMGETAGFAKIVADEATGQVLGVHLVGPHASDVVAEGALAVALEATVKELAHGIHAHPTLPEALLEAARAWLGQGIHA